In one window of Planctomycetaceae bacterium DNA:
- a CDS encoding diguanylate cyclase — MSDKQRKILVIDDSMTNLTLLKAHLGNMGLVPLLASNAIEGINIAIEQKPDVILLDVMMPDIDGFETCRRLKADTRTSSIPIIFVSAKDQSEDKISGLKLGAIDYVTKPFNKGELQARIGIVLKMIDLQEKLFLQANTDELTQLANRRHFFQMLDYELRQAKIRGGSIAVMMFDVDHFKKFNDTYGHLSGDKILQQVGKILKESIYPMDMAARYGGEEFVIMMPGMPVEIATQRANKLIKIIDESHWEVDGKEISVTCSAGVAVFDGGDKADPYELIRRADNALYTAKNRGRNCVVPYSAIDKQEVVTTHESSDFQELQSKISTLAMQVKQQTLGIVQSFTKAIVGKDPYHAIHMDNVKIYVQAIARKMEVSQILIEQLGVCATLHDLGKIVIPNEILHKLQQLSEEEMRIMQRHPIVSAEILSPIGVFNQEIVIIRHHHENFDGTGYPNGLVGKNIPIGARILAVANVFDAMTSAKPWNPNPKSGDESLKEIVSLSGSQFDPEVVDAFKKVYEENKTAWPLTQKQPIDSMALSV; from the coding sequence ATGTCAGATAAACAACGCAAAATTCTTGTTATTGATGATAGTATGACAAACCTGACGCTGCTCAAGGCGCACCTTGGCAATATGGGGCTTGTTCCGCTTTTGGCAAGCAACGCGATTGAAGGTATCAACATTGCGATAGAGCAAAAGCCGGATGTTATTCTGCTCGACGTGATGATGCCGGATATTGACGGCTTCGAGACGTGCAGACGTTTGAAAGCGGATACACGTACATCTTCGATTCCGATAATTTTCGTTTCTGCAAAAGACCAGAGCGAAGATAAAATCAGCGGCCTGAAACTCGGCGCGATTGATTATGTAACCAAACCATTCAACAAAGGCGAACTGCAGGCACGCATCGGTATTGTTCTGAAGATGATAGACCTGCAGGAAAAACTTTTTTTGCAGGCGAATACTGACGAGCTTACGCAACTTGCCAACCGTCGGCACTTCTTCCAGATGCTCGACTATGAACTTCGACAGGCGAAAATCCGCGGCGGTTCTATCGCTGTGATGATGTTTGACGTTGATCATTTCAAGAAATTCAACGACACTTACGGCCATCTTTCAGGCGATAAAATTTTGCAGCAGGTCGGCAAGATTCTCAAAGAAAGCATTTATCCGATGGATATGGCTGCCCGTTACGGCGGCGAAGAATTTGTTATAATGATGCCTGGAATGCCGGTCGAGATTGCCACGCAAAGAGCCAACAAGCTCATCAAAATAATCGACGAAAGTCATTGGGAAGTCGATGGCAAAGAAATTTCCGTTACGTGCAGTGCAGGCGTTGCCGTTTTTGACGGCGGCGACAAGGCTGACCCGTACGAATTGATTCGCAGAGCTGACAATGCACTTTACACCGCGAAGAATCGCGGCAGAAATTGCGTTGTGCCGTATTCGGCGATAGATAAGCAGGAAGTTGTTACAACGCACGAAAGCAGCGATTTTCAGGAACTGCAGAGCAAAATATCCACGCTTGCGATGCAGGTTAAACAGCAGACGCTTGGGATCGTTCAATCGTTCACAAAAGCGATTGTCGGCAAAGACCCGTATCACGCAATTCATATGGACAATGTAAAGATTTATGTTCAGGCGATTGCCCGCAAGATGGAAGTTTCGCAAATATTGATTGAGCAGCTCGGCGTTTGTGCAACGCTGCACGACCTGGGCAAAATCGTAATTCCAAATGAAATTCTGCACAAACTCCAGCAGCTTAGCGAAGAAGAAATGAGGATTATGCAGCGGCATCCGATTGTCAGCGCTGAAATACTTTCGCCGATAGGTGTGTTCAATCAGGAGATTGTGATTATCCGTCATCATCACGAAAATTTCGACGGCACAGGATATCCAAACGGTCTTGTCGGGAAAAATATTCCGATAGGCGCCAGAATACTGGCGGTAGCAAATGTGTTTGACGCGATGACATCGGCCAAGCCGTGGAATCCAAATCCGAAATCAGGCGATGAATCGCTGAAAGAGATAGTAAGTTTGAGCGGTTCACAGTTCGACCCTGAAGTTGTGGATGCGTTCAAAAAGGTGTACGAAGAAAACAAAACCGCCTGGCCGCTTACACAGAAACAGCCAATAGATTCAATGGCGTTGAGTGTTTAA
- a CDS encoding 2Fe-2S iron-sulfur cluster-binding protein has protein sequence MADSQKADSIDNTSPRQKMYKIKINEEKEIEVEGGKSLLSTLRRQKIFIPTACGGKAKCGLCKLKVLEGAGPVLASEEPLLNDKEKQSNVRLSCQVKVEKDLKIIIPPELFAVKEYSCKCVEITDLNYDIKQLRFELPAGGQLDYTPGQYMHLFVPVYEKSSQPTVRAYSISSDPSDKNHIEFIMRLAPDGISTTYCFKYLKVGDNIRLGGPYGQFKLSDTNTPIVFIAGGSGISAIKCMLHNLKNTGSKRKAVLYLGANKVKDLCGLKLMSQFEKELADFKFIPAVASPDEGENWNGKTGLITQVVREDLKNAAESEAYLCGSPGMIDASVKVLKEMGTKEENIFYDKFE, from the coding sequence ATGGCAGATTCCCAAAAAGCAGACAGCATCGACAATACATCTCCACGGCAAAAAATGTATAAAATAAAGATTAACGAAGAAAAGGAAATCGAAGTTGAGGGCGGCAAGAGTCTGCTTTCAACGCTTCGCCGACAAAAAATATTTATCCCCACCGCTTGCGGAGGCAAAGCTAAATGCGGGCTGTGCAAGCTAAAGGTTCTCGAAGGCGCAGGCCCTGTGCTTGCGAGCGAAGAGCCGCTGCTTAACGATAAGGAAAAACAATCGAATGTCCGACTGTCCTGTCAGGTCAAAGTCGAAAAAGATTTAAAAATTATTATCCCGCCTGAACTTTTTGCCGTCAAAGAATATAGCTGCAAATGCGTTGAAATAACCGACCTTAACTACGACATAAAACAATTAAGATTTGAACTGCCGGCCGGCGGGCAATTAGATTACACGCCGGGACAATATATGCATCTGTTTGTTCCGGTTTATGAAAAATCCAGTCAGCCAACTGTCCGAGCATACTCTATCTCGTCGGACCCTTCCGATAAAAACCATATTGAATTTATTATGCGTCTTGCGCCGGACGGCATATCCACAACATATTGCTTCAAATATCTGAAAGTCGGTGATAACATACGGCTCGGCGGCCCCTACGGTCAATTCAAACTGTCTGATACAAACACGCCAATAGTCTTTATCGCAGGCGGCTCGGGCATATCAGCAATTAAATGTATGCTGCATAATCTGAAAAATACCGGCAGCAAACGCAAGGCTGTGCTTTACCTCGGTGCAAATAAAGTAAAAGATTTATGCGGCCTTAAGCTGATGAGTCAATTTGAAAAAGAACTGGCAGACTTCAAATTCATACCTGCCGTCGCATCGCCTGATGAGGGTGAAAATTGGAACGGAAAAACCGGGCTCATAACACAGGTCGTTCGTGAAGATTTAAAAAACGCAGCCGAGAGCGAAGCATATCTTTGCGGAAGTCCGGGTATGATTGACGCATCTGTAAAAGTTCTGAAAGAAATGGGAACAAAAGAAGAAAATATTTTCTATGACAAGTTCGAATAA
- the dnaA gene encoding chromosomal replication initiator protein DnaA, translating into MAQNSTEIFDAIIDRVKVLDPVNSRSWFDTLKYKNFSGGQLEIECPDAQSAGFLQDVCTSSFTLAAQQITGHLVTVKFSGQNHTGEVSRPIVPLKLHPDYTFDNFVVGPCNRLAHASCVAVSKSPGQTYNPLFIYGTVGLGKTHLLHAICRETVNSLPNAKIQFISCEEFVNRFINAIEAGTLAQFKNQFRTVDLLVIDDVQFLRERDQSQEEFFHTFNALYDNRSQIVLSADAPPGEIPTLPERLTSRFKCGLVARIDPPTHETRIAIVQKKAKLRGMKITDDAAEYIASKVKANIREIEGALTMIYALVGSSGQEITKDFAKATLGDADSGDRSITITDIIKAVTTYYDVRPADLQSKKRSQSITMPRQICMYLARNLTSHSLEEIGGHLGGRDHTTVMHACGKIMKLEKSDEKIQAQITELTKRIKK; encoded by the coding sequence TTGGCTCAAAACTCAACAGAAATATTTGATGCAATAATAGACCGGGTTAAGGTTCTCGACCCGGTGAACAGCAGAAGCTGGTTTGACACGTTAAAATATAAAAATTTCAGCGGCGGACAACTCGAAATCGAATGCCCGGACGCTCAAAGTGCAGGCTTCCTGCAGGACGTCTGCACAAGCAGTTTCACGCTCGCTGCGCAGCAAATCACCGGCCATCTTGTAACCGTCAAATTCTCCGGCCAGAATCACACAGGCGAAGTCAGCAGACCAATCGTTCCGCTCAAACTTCATCCCGACTACACGTTCGACAATTTCGTTGTCGGGCCGTGCAATCGTCTGGCGCACGCAAGCTGCGTAGCTGTCAGCAAATCGCCGGGGCAAACATATAATCCGCTGTTCATTTACGGAACGGTAGGACTCGGCAAGACGCACCTGCTGCACGCAATCTGCCGTGAGACGGTAAATTCGCTGCCGAACGCAAAGATTCAGTTTATAAGCTGTGAGGAATTTGTAAACCGATTCATCAACGCGATTGAGGCCGGCACACTTGCGCAGTTCAAGAACCAGTTCAGAACGGTTGACCTTTTGGTAATCGACGATGTACAGTTCCTGCGAGAACGCGACCAGAGTCAGGAAGAATTTTTCCATACGTTCAACGCGCTGTACGACAATCGCAGTCAAATCGTCTTGAGCGCAGACGCCCCGCCTGGCGAGATACCGACACTTCCGGAAAGACTTACAAGCAGATTCAAATGCGGACTGGTGGCAAGAATCGACCCGCCGACTCATGAAACAAGAATCGCGATTGTGCAGAAAAAAGCCAAACTTCGCGGAATGAAAATTACGGATGATGCCGCCGAGTATATCGCGTCAAAAGTAAAAGCCAACATCCGCGAGATTGAAGGCGCATTAACGATGATCTACGCGCTGGTCGGCAGCAGCGGACAGGAAATCACAAAAGACTTCGCAAAGGCAACTCTCGGCGATGCCGACAGCGGCGACAGAAGCATAACAATAACGGACATTATAAAAGCCGTTACGACGTATTACGACGTCCGCCCCGCTGACTTGCAGAGCAAAAAGCGAAGTCAGAGCATTACAATGCCGCGGCAGATATGTATGTACCTTGCGAGGAATTTAACGAGCCACAGTCTTGAGGAAATCGGCGGCCACCTCGGCGGAAGAGACCACACTACCGTTATGCACGCCTGCGGAAAAATTATGAAACTGGAAAAGTCTGATGAAAAAATTCAGGCACAAATCACCGAGCTTACAAAACGAATTAAGAAATAA
- a CDS encoding YgiQ family radical SAM protein, whose protein sequence is MVSNFLPATAQEMASRGWNQPDVILVTGDAYVDHPSFGVALIGRWLEKHGFKVAILAQPDWKSADAFRIFGPPRLFWGITSGSIDSRFNNYTSLGHKRREDVYSPGGALGKRPDKPLLAYAARAREAFKNIPIIIGGLEASLKRLVHFDYIENQLKRSVLVDAKADMLVHGMGELATLEIARRLAAGQSIREITNIAGTAYPVYKGVIPPEDAIELPSLEQQISKPEMAMESQLLYQNQIASDGKPVLQDHGAAKIIVMPPAEPLDEKTMDEIYAMPFTKCWHPMYDKRGGVPALEPVQTSIITHRGCFGGCSFCSLYFHQGKQISSRSVGSILEEAKKLTTEKFFRGTISDIGGPTANMYGMKCGNDKPCLRNSCLFPTPCKFLKADYSRMLKLMDEILKFSRADKRKINVYIASGVRHDLALMNDDYINLLTQHFVGGHLKVAPEHSCPRVLQLMGKPPFELFEQFADKFAEASRKAGKQQYLVPYFISSHPGCTADDALQLTEYLLDKNWRLEQVQDFTPVPLTLSTAMYVSEKDTKGKKIFVPKGHSDKKLQLALLQYSRPEYQQMLKNFLSSKGRKDLIAKLGKNKHYR, encoded by the coding sequence GTGGTTTCAAATTTTTTACCCGCAACAGCACAAGAAATGGCCTCGCGTGGCTGGAATCAGCCGGATGTCATTCTCGTTACCGGTGATGCGTATGTTGACCATCCGTCGTTTGGCGTTGCGCTGATTGGCCGATGGCTCGAAAAGCACGGCTTCAAAGTCGCGATACTCGCGCAGCCCGACTGGAAGAGCGCAGATGCGTTTCGGATTTTTGGTCCGCCTCGATTGTTCTGGGGCATAACTTCCGGCTCAATCGATTCACGCTTTAATAATTATACTTCGCTCGGCCACAAACGCAGAGAAGATGTTTATTCGCCCGGCGGCGCACTTGGCAAACGCCCTGACAAACCTTTGCTTGCTTACGCGGCAAGAGCAAGAGAAGCGTTCAAAAATATTCCAATTATCATCGGCGGCCTTGAGGCGAGTCTCAAGCGGCTTGTGCATTTTGATTACATTGAAAACCAGCTCAAACGCAGCGTTCTTGTTGACGCCAAAGCTGACATGCTCGTTCACGGTATGGGCGAACTTGCGACGCTTGAAATCGCCAGAAGACTTGCGGCAGGGCAGTCGATTCGTGAAATTACAAATATCGCCGGTACTGCTTATCCTGTCTATAAAGGCGTTATACCGCCTGAAGACGCGATTGAGCTTCCGTCACTTGAACAGCAGATTAGCAAGCCTGAAATGGCAATGGAATCGCAGTTGCTGTATCAAAATCAAATCGCTTCTGACGGTAAACCTGTGCTGCAAGACCATGGCGCAGCGAAAATTATCGTGATGCCGCCTGCCGAACCGCTCGACGAAAAAACGATGGACGAAATTTACGCTATGCCGTTCACAAAATGCTGGCATCCGATGTACGACAAACGAGGCGGCGTGCCCGCGCTTGAGCCGGTGCAGACTTCGATAATCACGCATCGCGGCTGTTTCGGCGGCTGTTCGTTCTGTTCGCTTTATTTCCATCAGGGCAAACAGATTTCCAGCCGGTCAGTTGGTTCGATACTTGAAGAAGCAAAGAAACTCACAACTGAAAAATTCTTCCGCGGCACGATTTCCGATATTGGCGGCCCGACGGCGAATATGTACGGTATGAAATGCGGGAATGATAAACCGTGCTTGCGGAATAGCTGTTTGTTCCCGACGCCGTGCAAATTTTTGAAAGCGGATTATTCACGGATGCTCAAGCTGATGGACGAGATTTTGAAATTCAGCAGGGCGGACAAACGCAAAATAAATGTTTACATCGCTTCAGGCGTTCGGCACGACCTTGCGCTGATGAATGATGATTATATAAATCTGCTGACGCAGCATTTTGTCGGCGGGCATTTGAAAGTTGCGCCGGAGCATTCTTGTCCGAGAGTGTTGCAGTTGATGGGCAAACCGCCGTTTGAGCTTTTCGAGCAGTTTGCGGACAAATTCGCCGAAGCGTCGAGAAAAGCGGGCAAGCAGCAGTATCTTGTTCCGTATTTCATTAGTTCGCACCCCGGCTGCACAGCCGATGACGCGCTGCAACTGACGGAGTATCTGTTGGATAAGAATTGGCGTTTGGAGCAGGTTCAGGATTTCACACCTGTGCCGCTGACGCTTTCGACTGCGATGTACGTTTCGGAAAAGGACACCAAGGGCAAAAAGATTTTCGTACCCAAAGGCCACAGCGACAAAAAATTGCAGTTAGCGCTTTTGCAGTACAGCCGACCGGAGTATCAGCAAATGTTGAAAAACTTCCTGTCGTCCAAAGGCCGAAAAGATTTGATTGCGAAATTAGGGAAGAATAAACATTATCGTTAA
- a CDS encoding CNNM domain-containing protein has translation MIYIYEIIIIVVMLVFNAIFAAYEMAIASVTSARLEVLRGENKKGANEAVFMKNNMEASLAVIQLGITLAGAFAAATGGAGIGESLTPYLVKTFGLHLILARTISIIFLIIPYTFIVMVFGELVPKMLALKNKERIILLLSPHMKRLATVVNPIISIIEVIVKRLVSLVTSFSPLKGIERTHGFYDFRAAVSLARASKLLNAHQEKIVLSSALLSIRPVKEIIIPAQDIAMVWSEDSLMEALVRAHLDMHTRFPTCRVKNDPQTIEGYINFKDIVYALKTVPADPSLKGIVRTIKKIDGEHTISQAMEKMIQEKLHIAVVTGKDGKIMGMVTLEDILEELVGEIEDEFDYLPTHISSCGSDCWIMGGGLPMSKVYSTLGRNFAVQEGEKMPTLNEWIMQRANRELEGGEVIEADNVRVVVRKFRRKKISEALVGLKPQPQP, from the coding sequence ATGATATACATATATGAAATAATAATAATCGTTGTGATGTTGGTTTTTAACGCCATTTTTGCGGCGTATGAAATGGCGATTGCGTCTGTAACTTCGGCTCGGCTGGAGGTTCTTCGCGGCGAAAACAAAAAGGGCGCAAACGAAGCGGTCTTCATGAAAAACAATATGGAGGCCAGTCTTGCGGTTATTCAGCTTGGTATCACACTGGCGGGCGCATTCGCAGCGGCCACCGGCGGCGCAGGCATCGGCGAAAGTCTAACGCCGTATCTTGTCAAAACGTTCGGGCTTCATCTGATTCTCGCACGCACAATTTCGATTATTTTTCTAATCATTCCATATACATTCATCGTTATGGTTTTTGGCGAACTTGTGCCGAAGATGCTGGCTCTTAAAAACAAAGAGAGAATTATTTTGCTGCTGTCTCCGCATATGAAGCGTCTGGCAACCGTCGTTAATCCGATTATTTCGATAATTGAAGTGATAGTGAAACGCCTTGTAAGTCTTGTAACGAGTTTTAGCCCGCTGAAAGGTATCGAACGCACGCACGGCTTTTACGATTTTCGCGCAGCGGTTTCACTCGCAAGGGCGTCGAAACTGCTTAACGCTCATCAGGAAAAAATCGTACTGTCAAGCGCGCTGCTGTCTATTCGGCCGGTGAAGGAGATTATCATTCCCGCGCAGGACATTGCGATGGTTTGGTCTGAAGACAGTCTGATGGAAGCGCTCGTCAGGGCGCATTTGGATATGCACACGAGATTTCCCACCTGCCGGGTTAAGAACGACCCGCAGACAATCGAGGGATACATAAATTTCAAGGATATCGTATATGCCCTTAAAACAGTGCCTGCCGATCCATCGCTTAAAGGCATTGTGCGAACGATAAAAAAAATCGACGGCGAGCATACTATTTCGCAGGCGATGGAAAAAATGATTCAGGAAAAACTGCACATCGCTGTTGTTACCGGCAAAGATGGCAAAATTATGGGTATGGTAACGCTTGAGGACATTCTCGAAGAGCTGGTCGGTGAGATTGAAGACGAGTTCGACTATCTGCCGACGCACATAAGTTCGTGCGGTTCGGACTGCTGGATTATGGGCGGCGGGCTGCCGATGAGCAAGGTCTATTCGACACTGGGCAGAAATTTTGCGGTTCAGGAGGGCGAAAAAATGCCCACGCTTAACGAATGGATTATGCAGCGGGCCAATCGTGAACTTGAGGGCGGCGAAGTTATCGAAGCTGATAACGTTAGAGTTGTTGTGCGAAAATTCAGACGCAAAAAAATATCCGAAGCCCTCGTCGGCCTAAAACCACAGCCCCAGCCGTAA
- a CDS encoding DUF3466 family protein encodes MKIFRFVVARSRTKSAFQFFILLAIFALCNSALAVDYEIVNLGSLTTGGASYAYSINNDGVIVGRAQTASGTTIACLFDNTGSGSNTNLGALAGYSDSYAYSINDSGQIVGWSQNSSTDTSACSFTTSAGSVASIKSGNGMAIAINNAGITVGRYDNKAYNFTTDAQLSTKDSYALSINNTGTVVGIEADTGGNYFACIFNSGGNITLSDLESFAYSINDAGKIVGSNEGVACLFDETGGKANTLLDGLGSLAIANNISNEIIGYAMDSENNAIACMFDPTDSGHNINLNDLIDPSLGWNLRYAYDINDDGWIVGVGILNGTETAYLLKAIPEPATIAILGIGGLLFIRKKL; translated from the coding sequence ATGAAGATTTTCCGATTTGTAGTTGCGCGTTCGCGCACAAAGTCCGCATTTCAATTTTTTATCCTGCTCGCAATTTTCGCACTCTGCAACTCTGCGCTGGCAGTTGATTATGAAATTGTAAACCTCGGTTCTCTCACTACCGGCGGAGCAAGCTATGCGTATAGTATTAACAATGATGGTGTAATTGTCGGCAGAGCGCAAACCGCAAGCGGCACAACCATCGCATGCCTTTTTGACAACACAGGCAGCGGAAGCAATACAAACCTCGGCGCACTTGCCGGCTATTCCGACAGCTACGCATACTCAATCAATGACAGCGGTCAAATCGTCGGCTGGTCGCAGAACAGCAGCACAGACACATCGGCTTGTTCTTTCACTACCAGTGCAGGCTCGGTCGCATCAATAAAATCCGGAAACGGCATGGCAATCGCAATTAACAACGCGGGCATAACCGTCGGCAGATATGACAACAAGGCATACAACTTCACTACCGATGCGCAATTAAGTACAAAAGACAGCTACGCGCTTTCCATTAACAATACCGGAACAGTCGTTGGAATCGAAGCCGACACCGGCGGAAATTACTTCGCCTGCATCTTCAATAGTGGTGGAAACATCACGCTTAGCGATTTAGAAAGCTTTGCATATTCAATAAACGACGCAGGAAAAATCGTTGGAAGCAATGAGGGCGTCGCGTGCCTCTTCGACGAAACGGGCGGCAAAGCAAACACATTACTCGACGGCCTCGGCAGTTTGGCCATCGCGAACAACATATCAAACGAAATCATCGGCTACGCAATGGACAGCGAAAACAACGCCATAGCGTGCATGTTCGACCCAACCGACAGCGGACACAATATAAACCTCAATGACTTAATAGACCCATCACTCGGCTGGAACTTGCGATACGCTTATGACATTAACGATGACGGCTGGATTGTCGGCGTCGGAATACTCAACGGCACTGAAACCGCGTACCTGCTTAAAGCCATTCCAGAACCGGCAACAATCGCCATTCTCGGAATCGGCGGTCTGCTGTTCATACGAAAAAAACTTTAG
- the ftsY gene encoding signal recognition particle-docking protein FtsY encodes MGIFTKTLDYLKGQLGKTRDKIKSSLQSILTLGRDIDDALLEQLEETLVGDDIGIETTEKLIGDLRKAYKEKKILKTDDIIPFLKEHMKGYWPEQDRKLKLSPTKPTVILIAGVNGSGKTTSIAKLAYMLSRNKEKVIVAACDTFRAAAVEQLTIWSQRIGVEIVKHEQNSDPAAVAYDACAAALARKADYLILDTAGRLHTQKNLMKELEKIRDVVTKQIPTAPHEVLLVLDATTGQNAITQAKMFTQSVNVSGIFLAKLDGTARGGIVIAIKDQLNIPVKFIGLGEKPDDIAEFDPATFVEALFN; translated from the coding sequence ATGGGAATTTTTACAAAGACACTTGATTATCTCAAAGGTCAGCTCGGCAAGACGCGAGACAAGATTAAATCTTCGCTGCAAAGTATCTTGACGCTCGGCCGGGACATCGACGATGCGCTTCTCGAACAGCTTGAGGAAACGCTTGTCGGCGACGACATCGGCATTGAGACGACAGAAAAACTCATCGGGGATTTACGCAAGGCGTACAAAGAGAAAAAAATTCTCAAGACAGACGACATCATCCCTTTCTTAAAAGAACATATGAAAGGTTACTGGCCGGAACAGGACAGGAAATTGAAATTGTCGCCGACTAAGCCGACGGTCATTCTTATCGCCGGTGTCAACGGCAGCGGCAAAACGACCAGCATTGCCAAACTGGCGTATATGTTGAGCCGGAATAAGGAAAAGGTAATCGTTGCCGCCTGCGATACGTTCCGCGCAGCAGCGGTAGAACAACTCACAATCTGGTCGCAGCGCATCGGCGTTGAAATCGTCAAGCATGAACAAAATTCCGACCCCGCGGCTGTTGCGTATGATGCCTGTGCAGCGGCTCTTGCCAGAAAAGCTGATTATCTGATTCTCGACACCGCAGGCAGACTGCACACGCAGAAAAACCTGATGAAGGAACTTGAAAAGATTCGCGATGTAGTAACAAAGCAAATCCCAACCGCGCCGCACGAAGTTTTACTTGTTCTCGATGCGACCACCGGCCAAAACGCGATTACGCAGGCCAAGATGTTCACGCAGTCGGTGAATGTCAGCGGCATCTTCCTTGCCAAACTCGACGGCACTGCTCGCGGCGGTATCGTTATCGCGATTAAAGACCAGCTTAATATTCCGGTAAAGTTTATCGGACTTGGCGAAAAGCCGGATGATATTGCCGAGTTTGACCCTGCGACTTTCGTTGAGGCATTATTTAATTGA
- a CDS encoding DUF2238 domain-containing protein, with translation MNKKIVPLALLALYVVVFIVCAISPYDRNVWFAENAPIVLIVIVIIIVSHFHLFSPLSYIMMSVLVILHTIGGHYTFERVPFDFITNLFGFERNHYDRVAHFSVGFYACPIAELLLAKKSLNSKLVLILFPVFAIVTVAAGYEIFEWLYAVNADKEAGIAVLGSQGDIWDAQKDMLADTLGACFTMVVFWLTNRKKLNEIN, from the coding sequence TTGAACAAGAAAATTGTACCTTTAGCGTTACTGGCTTTATACGTCGTTGTATTCATTGTTTGTGCGATTTCGCCTTATGACAGGAATGTATGGTTTGCGGAAAACGCCCCGATTGTTTTGATTGTCATTGTTATTATTATTGTTTCGCATTTCCATCTTTTCAGTCCTTTAAGTTATATTATGATGTCTGTGCTTGTGATTCTGCATACTATCGGCGGACATTATACTTTCGAGAGGGTGCCGTTCGATTTTATAACGAATCTTTTCGGCTTTGAACGCAATCATTACGACAGGGTTGCTCATTTTTCGGTTGGTTTCTACGCATGTCCGATAGCTGAACTTTTGCTTGCGAAAAAATCACTCAATTCAAAATTGGTTTTGATTTTGTTTCCTGTTTTCGCAATCGTAACAGTCGCGGCGGGTTATGAAATTTTTGAATGGCTGTACGCTGTCAACGCGGATAAAGAAGCGGGTATAGCTGTGCTTGGTTCGCAGGGCGATATCTGGGATGCGCAAAAAGATATGCTTGCGGATACTCTGGGAGCTTGTTTTACGATGGTGGTTTTCTGGCTGACAAACCGCAAAAAACTTAACGAAATCAATTAG
- the rfaD gene encoding ADP-glyceromanno-heptose 6-epimerase — protein sequence MIIVTGGAGFIGSAIVAALNAKGIKDILVVDILGGDEKWKNLRNLAYTDYLEADNFHDIITAGKFFLPVEAVFHLGACSSTTETDASYLTKVNFEYSKTVAQFAMDKKARFIYASSAATYGDGEKGFCDDEAMLSQLQPLNMYGFSKQMFDLWSQNNGMAKKIVGLKYFNVFGPNEYHKADMRSFVLKGFQQIKQTGRVKLFKSYNPQYKDGCQMRDFLYVKDAVDMTLFFLENKKANGVFNVGTGRARTWLDVANAMFAALDMQPSIDFIDMPSMLRDKYQYFTQAEIGKIRGAGYKKEITSLEDAVRDYVQNYLAGEKYLSA from the coding sequence ATGATAATAGTAACAGGTGGTGCAGGTTTTATCGGCTCGGCAATAGTTGCCGCTCTTAACGCTAAAGGAATTAAAGACATTCTTGTCGTCGATATTCTCGGCGGTGATGAGAAGTGGAAGAATCTTCGTAATTTAGCGTACACGGATTATCTCGAAGCGGACAATTTTCATGATATTATCACCGCGGGCAAATTCTTTTTGCCGGTCGAAGCGGTTTTTCATCTCGGCGCTTGTTCATCGACGACTGAAACGGACGCATCGTATTTAACAAAGGTTAATTTTGAGTATTCCAAAACTGTTGCGCAATTCGCGATGGACAAAAAGGCGAGATTCATTTACGCATCGAGCGCAGCAACTTACGGCGACGGCGAAAAAGGTTTCTGCGATGACGAAGCGATGCTTTCGCAGTTGCAGCCTTTGAATATGTATGGCTTTTCAAAGCAGATGTTCGACCTTTGGTCACAGAACAATGGAATGGCGAAAAAAATTGTCGGCCTGAAATATTTCAATGTTTTCGGCCCGAACGAATATCACAAAGCCGATATGCGAAGTTTTGTGCTGAAAGGTTTCCAGCAGATTAAGCAAACCGGTCGCGTAAAACTGTTCAAATCGTATAATCCGCAGTACAAGGACGGCTGTCAGATGCGAGATTTCCTGTATGTCAAGGATGCGGTCGATATGACGCTGTTTTTCCTTGAGAACAAAAAGGCCAATGGCGTTTTCAATGTCGGCACCGGCCGCGCACGCACATGGCTCGATGTGGCTAATGCGATGTTTGCCGCGTTGGATATGCAGCCGAGCATTGATTTTATTGATATGCCGAGTATGTTGCGGGATAAGTACCAGTATTTCACACAGGCGGAAATCGGCAAGATTCGCGGAGCAGGCTATAAAAAGGAAATCACTTCGCTCGAAGATGCTGTCAGAGATTATGTGCAGAATTATTTAGCTGGTGAAAAGTATCTGTCTGCTTAA